The genome window GATTTCGATATCTACTTTTTCTTTCATTTCTTTTATCTCTTCTGCACTTGTTTCACGGGCAAGCACAACCCGTTCTAAACCTTCATCCTTCCAATACTGAACTGCCTTCCAGTTAGAAAGAGATTGCTGTGTACTTAAATGCACTTCTATTTCGGGTGCTACTCTACGGCATGTCTCGATAATTAATGGGTCTGCCACAATAATTCCATGTACACCTGCTGACTTTAAGCCCAGTAAGTATTCTTCTAAACCGTCAATATTTTCATTATGTGCAAATATATTGGTAGTAACATATATTTTTGCTTGATATTTCTTAGCAAACTCCACTCCCTCTTTCATTTCTTCAAAAGTGAAGTTTCCAGCATTCGAACGAAGCCCATATTCTTGTCCACCAATAAAGACAGCATCTGCACCGTATGTAACAGCAATTTTTAATTTCTCTAAATTACCAGCAGGTGCTAGCAGTTCCGGTTTCTTTACAATTACTCTTTTTCCATCTCTTATTTCAGAAATAGGATCTTTAACTAATGTCATTTTCCCTTCTCCTCCACTTGTTTAGTAAACCGTTTCTTTAAAGAAAAATCCTGTGTCCAATGGTCTATTAGGTGGTTGAATTTTTTCTATCTCAGCAAGTAAATGGTCTTTTTCTTCTTCATATCGATCTGGATCATTTAAATACAAAGTTATTGCTTGATAATATAGTCCAGTAACGGCAATAATATAGCTTGGTTCTTTCAAAAGACCGTCGATTTTGAAAGAATCAATGCCAGCATCCAATAGATCTGCAAGCTCATCAATGATACAAATGTCATTTGGACTCATAATATGTGTCCCATTTTCATCCTGAAAAATTGGATATTTATTTTCTCTTTCTTTATCATGCAGAAAGAAGTTCTTATCTGATTTACTTGCTTCCAATTCCACTTCTTTCCCTTGATATTGAAAGTAATGTTCTAGTAAAGTACGTTTTGATTGAAACATCGTCGTCATTCCATGAACTTGGATTTCAATCTCCACTTCTGCATTTTCTTTTGTTTCAATGATGGCGTCCATGCTAATTTCTCTTGCTAGGACCGCTCTTTTTGCACCTTTGCGTCCCCAATAATTACATGTGTACCAGTTTGTCCCTGTTGTTTCTGTACTCCAATGCAATTTCATATTTGGCACAACTTCTCTGGCAATCATTAAAACAGCTGGATCGCCATAATATATTGCATCCGCATTTACAGCCACTAAAAACCGCAGATATTCTGTTACATCCTCGATTTTATCATTATGAAAAATTGCATTTACAGCCACATATACTTTTTTCCCTCTTTGGTGTGCGATTTCAATCGCCTTTTTTACATCGTCCCGATTAAATTCACCGGCTAATCTCAAACCAAATTTTTGTTCTCCGATAACAAAAGCATCTGCTCCATTATCAATAAGCGGCTCTATATCGTTTATACTGGTTGGCGTTACTAGTAATTCCGGTTTTTTCATTCTTATCCCCTCTTTTTACTAATTGCAATACCGTCTCCCACAGGCAAGATTGCTGTGTGATAATCCTGATTTCCCATAAGCCATTGATTATAATTTCTTATTTTCCGTACTAATTGACGAAGATTTCTACTATCTATCTCTTCTGCTGCCACTAAACCATGAAATAATATATTATCTGTATACACGATTCCGTCATTCGATAACAAAGGGCTGTAAAGATCGAAAAACTTTTGATATTGTCCCTTTGCCGCATCGATAAAGATAGCATCAAACGGTCCATATTGCTCAACTATGGAACCTAATTCAAGGGCATCACCTTGTAAAAGGACAATTTGTGCTTCAAGCTTAAACTTTTCGACATTTTCCTTCGCTACTAAATACCTTTGTTCATCTCTTTCCAACGTAACTATTTGAGAAGATGGTAATGCTTCCGCCATTCTTATGGCAGAATATCCTATCGCCGTGCCAACTTCTAATATTTTTTTAGGCTGCTGAATTCGTAGTAATTGTAATAATGTTTCAATCCCTATTAACTCCATAATGGGAACTTCATTTTGTTTCGCATAATGTTCCATTTCACTAATCTGGTTATTTCTTTCTGGAATTAAATTTTCAATATACTCCAGGATTTGTTTATTTTGCAAGGATGAGTCCCTCCTAATTAATCCATAAAGCCCTATCCTTTTTTCTTCTACCTAAAAATAGTTAGCTTCTTATTAAGAACCTAACACATCAAAAAAGTGTATATAATTTGGGTATTTCATTAAATGTATACTCAAAAACACTTGTACCATTTTATCATAAAATATAGGAGAATGCTAATAAATCTTCAGATATCAACAGCAATCCATATAAAAGATGACAATTTTTCGAACAAAATAACGTAATTTCAAAAAAAGACTACAGTCCAAACATCTTTTTGTTTGACTGTAGTCTTTTTTTTGTTGAAGAATGTTAGTCATTCTCTGTAATATATTTTGCTTTCAATTCATTATGTTCATTAAGCGATTTAGAAAAGTACACTTTCCCATCTTTTGAAGCTAAGAAATAGAGATAATCTGTATCATCCGGATGCAATGCCGCTTCCATAGAAACAGTTCCTGCATTGGCAATAGGTCCAGGTGGTAAGCCTACATTTTGATAGGTATTATAAGGTGAATCTACCTCTAGATCTTTATAATAAACCCTATCCTTATGCTCTCCCAAAGCATAAAGTACTGTCGGGTCTGTTTGCAATGGCATCCCTTGTTCGATACGATTATAGAACACACTGGCAATTTTCTTTCTATCCACATTTTTGGTTGCTTCTTCTTCAATTAACGAAGACATTGTTAAAAATTGATGGACGGTTAATTTATCTCGTTCAATTTCCGTTTCATATGCTTTTACTACACTTTCTGTTTTATCAAGCATTACGGAAATGATTGCTTCCAATGTTGGCTTTTCTTCATAATAAGAATAAGTTGCAGGAAATAAATAACCTTCTAGCGGATATTTGATATTTTTCGCCCAAATTTCTGTTGTTAATAAATCTGGATATTTGGCCATTAGCCCTTTGATAAATGCTTCATCGTTTAATTGTTTCCAAACCTCTTCTTCCTTTTGGTTTGTCTTCTTCGCGATAATAGCGGAAATTTCTTTTAATTGTCTTCCTTCAGGTATCGTCATGGTAAAGACCGGTTCTTGCATAATTTTTCCGGTTTTCAAGCTGTCAATAATCTCTTGAATCGACATGGATGGATTCATATGATATTCTCCAGCCATGAAATTCGACTCATTTTTAAATTTCACATAATATTTAAACACCTTTGCGTTTTTTACAAGTCCCTTATCTTCAAGCAATTGGGAAATAGTGCTTACACCAGACCCAATCGGGATTTCCACTACAATATCTTTATCACTATCTGGATTAACTGGTTTTAATGCTGATTTTATGTAAAAGTAACCAGACGTCCCTACAACTGCTACAATCATAATTAATACTAAGGCAACAATGACCACGACTTTTCTGACTAATTTTGCTTCTTGTTGTCTCTGATTTAAATTAGCTATAAATAACTCCTTCTTACTATTTATTGTATTGTTCTCGTCTTTATTATTCGTCAATCTTTTCCCTCCTTGACACACACCACTCCAACATTTTTTACATATCTCGACCTATTATACTATATTTTGCTAAGAAAGTTGTAGCTTTTAGTGAAATTTACATACTACTGAAAGCTGGACTAGTAGTTAACAAAAAATAAAAAAAGAGCCCAAAAGGACTCTCTTTTCTTCTATCCGTTATTACTCTTCTTCTTGTTCAGCAAGGAATGTATTTAACATTTCTTCGACTAAATCCCATTCTTCTTCAGTTTCAATCGGAGATAGTTCACCGTCGCCTGTTTCTTCATTTGGAATGAAGGAAGATGCGTGGATGTCGATTTCTTCATCATCGCTTTCATCTCCAAGAGGATAATATAATACATATGATTTTCCAAATTCATCTGATTCAAATGTAAATAGAATCTCACATAATTGTTCATTTCCTTGTTCGTCTACAACTGTAATTGTATTAGTCTCACCGTGTTCCATATTTCCACCTCATTATTTTTGACTGTCTAAATATCCTTGCAAAATGATAGATGCAGCCATTTTATCGATTACTTTTTTACGTTTTTTTCTACTAACATCTGCTTCCAATAGAATTCTTTCAGCAGCCATCGTTGTTAGTCGTTCATCCCAAAAAACAACCGGCAGTTCAAATCGTTCTTCTAAAAGCTGCCCGTACATTTGACTAGCTTCTCCACGAAAGCCTATGCTGCCATTCATATTTTTAGGAAGTCCAACCACTATTTTACCTATATCATACTCAACAATCAAGGACGCAATACGGTCAAGCCCAAATTGTTCTTTCTCTTCATCAATTTTAATTGTTTCAATTCCTTGTGCTGTCCATCCTAAAGCATCACTAACAGCAACTCCTACTGTTTTTGAGCCAACATCTAAGCCCATTAATCGCATACGTCTATTCCTCTCGTTGCTGTTTTAAATAAAACTTTACAAGTTCCTCAATAATTTCATCTCGTTCTAATTTTCGGATGATATTGCGTGCATCCATGTGACGGGGAATATAAGCAGGATCCCCAGAAAGTAAATAACCAACAATTTGATTGATTGGATTATAGCCTTTTTCTTGAAGTGCATCGTAAACTTGATAAAGTACTTCTTTTACATCATGTTCATATGGTTCTTCTGGAAAATTGAATCTCATTGTTTTATCAAATGAGCTCATTTTGAACACCCCATTTCCTTTTCGAACAATTTCTGTTAAGAGTTATCTACATTTTACACTACTTGTCCTTAATATCAAACGGATTTCACATATTCTTGTACAAATTCTAATGCTTCATTTAGTTTAGAAGGATCTTTACCGCCTGCTTGAGCCATATCTGGACGGCCGCCTCCGCCGCCTCCACAAATGGAAGCTACTTCTTTTACTATCTTTCCTGCATGGAAACCTTTATCCATTAAATCCTTGGTTACACCAGCAATAATACTTACTTTTCCTTCATTGACACTTCCAAGTACTAATACGACAGAATCTATTTTTTGTTTTAATTCATCTGCCATTGTGCGAAGATTATTCATATCTACATTCGGGATAGAAGCCGCTAATACTGGGACTTCATTCACTAATTTCACTTGATCAACAAGATTGCCTGCTTCAATATTGCTTAGTTTTGCAGCAAGTGATTCATTTTCCCGTTGTAATTGCTTCACCTCTGTAAGAAGACTGTCTACGCGAGTAACGACATCTTTGGGACTAGTTTTTAACTTATTCGCCGCTTCTTTTAATAAGTGAATTTGATCTGTCAGTTGTTGGTATGCCGCTTGTCCAGTTACTGCTTCAATACGTCTTGTTCCTGCGCCAATTCCAGCTTCCGAAACAATTTTAAATAAACCAATTGCTGAAGTATTATCAACATGACACCCGCCGCATAGTTCTAAGCTATACTCACCAACTTGGACAACACGTACTACTTTTCCATATTTTTCACCAAATAAAGCCATTGCACCCATTGCTTTAGCCTCTTCGATATCCTTGTAATCAATTTGAACTGCAATACTTTCCCATATCTTTTCGTTAACGATTCGTTCAATCTCATCTAATTCCTCTGCAGTAATTTGCCCAAAATGAGAAAAATCAAAACGTAAACGATCTGGTTGTACAAGAGATCCTGCTTGATTAACATGTGTTCCAAGAACATCTTTTAATGCCTGATGTAATAAATGAGTTGCTGTATGGTTCTTTATAATTTTGGAACGATTTTTACTATCCACTTTAGCTGCTAATCTATCATTTACCCTAACAGCTCCTGTTTCAATTATTCCTTTGTGTAAATTTTGACCATTTGGCGCTTTTTGAACATCTTCCACGCTAATTGTCACATGATCCGATTTTAACGTTCCTTTGTCAGCAATTTGACCGCCGCTTTCTGCATAGAATGGTGTTTTGTCTAATATAAACTGAATTTCATCCCCAGCTTCTGCAGTCTCTACTTCTTGACCATTTCTTAATAAAGCCACGATTTGCGCTTCATTTGACCACTGATCATAACCAATAAATTCACTTTCCACTTTAATATTGCCTAACACTCCACTTTGAACTTGCATGCTGTCAACTTCTTGACGTGCTTTTCGGGCGCGATCACGCTGACTTTCCATTTCTTTTTCGAAACCTTCATGATCAATAGCCAGACCTTGCTCCTCTGCATATTCCTCTGTAAGTTCAACTGGGAATCCATACGTATCGTACAAACGGAAAATATCTTCTCCAGCTATAACTCCATTGTCTTTTGCTTTCTCCATTACTTCGGAAAGGATAGCAAGACCTTCATTTAATGTTTCATGGAATCGTTCTTCTTCACTTTTCATGACTTTTTGAATAAATTCTGTCTTTTCCTTTACAGTAGGATAATAATCTACCATAATTTCAGCCACTACTGGAACTAATTCAAACATAAATGGTCTGTTGATATTAATTTTCTTTGCATAACGAACTGCTCTGCGCAACAAACGTCTTAACACATAACCTCTTCCTTCATTTGACGGAAGAGCCCCGTCACCTATTGCAAAAGCCACTGTACGTATATGGTCTGCGATTACTTTAAATGCTTCATCGCTTAAAGAGTCCTTGCCATACCGGACATCTGCTAATTGTTCAGTCGCGCGAATAATCGGCATAAATAAATCTGTATCAAAGTTTGTTGGAACATTTTGAACAACAGACGCCATACGCTCCAAGCCCATACCTGTATCAATATTCTTCTTTGGCAGAGGTGTATAAGTGCCGTCTGGATTATGGTTAAATTCAGAGAAAACAAGGTTCCATACTTCTAAGTAACGATCATTTTCTCCACCTGGATATAATTCTGGATCGTTGATATCATTGCCATATTCTGGACCACGATCATAGAATATTTCTGTATTAGGACCACTTGGACCTTCACCTATGTCCCAAAAGTTACCTTCTAAGCGAATAATGCGATTCTCTGGTATGCCAATTTTATCTCGCCATAAAACATATGCTTCTTCATCCTCTGGATGGATGGTTACAGAAAGCTTTTCTTTATCAAAGCCAATCCATTTTTCATCTGTCAAGAACTCCCAAGCCCATTCGATTGCTTCTTCTTTAAAATAATCCCCAATCGAAAAGTTACCAAGCATTTCAAAAAAAGTATGGTGACGCGCCGTTTTGCCCACATTTTCAATATCGTTTGTACGAATTGATTTTTGCGCATTTGTTATTCTTGGATTTTCAGGAATAACGCGACCATCAAAATATTTTTTTAAGGTAGCTACACCACTATTAATCCATAATAATGACGGATCATCATGAGGCACTAAAGATGCACTTGGCTCAATCGCATGCCCTTTGCCCTGAAAAAATTCTAAAAATTTGCTTCTTATTTCTGCACCAGTTAAGTTTTTCATCACATATCCTCCTGTTTTTTCTTATGTATTTGCTACAACCACTAACGTTTACCGTTTTAAGGCATAAAAAAAACTCCCATCCCTGGACAGGGACGAAAGTATTGCTCGCGGTACCACCCTGATTATGGATAAAAGTATAAAAAAATAATAATAAATAATATCCATCTCTCAACATTCCTTAACGCGGAAAACGGCAGTGATTAGCTGCATTCAAGAATTAGCTTTCAATTATCCTTCACCTAGAACTCCTTTCAGCCAAAGGGAATTCCTCTCTTTAGAGTGGACTATAATCTACTTATTTCTTTCACCATTTTATCGATATATGCTTCATTCGAATTATACTGATTATTAGGCAGTATTGTCAATATTGGTCTATTTATATACGTTTTATTTCTCGTTCTTTTTTTCCAAAATGGGTTTTCATATGAATGATTGCTACTTTTACAATGGATAATAAAGGGACTGCCACAATCATTCCAATCATCCCGCCTATCTCCTCTCCTAGCAATAGCGCAAACATAATAAACAAGGGATGCATATGAGTACTTTTCCCTACTATATATGGCGATAATATATTTCCTTCGAGAAATTGCAGAATAATAATGATAATCACGACAATAATGATCATTTTCACAGAAACAGTACTTGCAACAATTAAAGCTGGAACAGCTCCAATTACCGGTCCAAAATACGGAATGACATTCGTTATTCCTATGATCATTCCTAATACAAGGGCAAATTTCATATGAAAAATCAAAAAAAGAAGCATAGAAATAACTCCAATTATTGTACAAACCAATAATTGTCCTCTTATATAGCTGCCTAATGATTCATTTACATCCTCTAAAAATAAGCGAGCACTATTGCGCCATTTATTAGGAATTAATCCATTAAAGCCTTTTCTTACCGCATTTATATCCTTTAACATATAAAAAGAGATAAAGGGAATAAGCATAATTATAATCGAATAATTGACAATCCCCATGGCACCATTAATTACTTTATTCAAAAGGGATTCCATTTTCCTTTCAAATATGTCAATTCCACGGTCAACTTTTTCCTGTAGGTTAAGCGGCCAAGATTCCATTTTATTTTGAATCGAATCAATTAAATCTTTATATCGCTCTGCAAGCTTTGGAGCACTAACTGTCAGCTCTTCCAGCTGCTCAATAAGAATGGGGATACCTTTATAGATCGCATACCCAATCCCGCCAAAAAATAAAATATAAATAAATGCAACAGACAACCCTCTATGTAAACCTTTTTTATGTAATAATTCTACTATTGGATGAAGTAAGTACGTAAAAAACGCACCAATAATAAAAGGAGTTATAACCTTTGTTATAAGACTTAAAATGGGTAACCATATCGGTGATAATTTTATAAAAATAAATAAAACGATAAAAAGTAATAAGGTAAATCCTAATCGATAATACCATTTTATTCTTATATCCATTTCCTTTCCTCCCTCTTTAATGTATTGTGAGAGATAATAGGAATTTTTATGCATTTTTTTATCTAGTATTAAATTGTAAAAACGGCTTAGCTATCTATGTAATCCCCCACAGACTTAGGCTTGCTTACCGACACATAGCGTGGCTGCAGGACAACCGAACGCCTGCTTGACTATAATTATCAACATAATAATAAAATGAAAAAACCCAAGCAATGATACGAATTTTTTGATTCCGGTATCATTGCTTGGGTTAAAATTTCGGCAGGAAGGTTCGTTCCAGCCTTGTCTACTAACTCACAATTAAAACATCTTCATTACTTTCCTCTGCACTTTTTTCAGTTGTTTTTGACTCATCATATTATTTTTTTGCATATAGCTAAGTGCCACTACACCAGCCCCAATAGCTATTGCTGTATTTATCGCTTTACCCATTTACTTTGCACCCCTTTTTATATGGAAGTGAGCGCCAAGTTTACACGGAGAAAAACTTAGCTTAATCGACGCTCTTCTTCGTCAAATAAGTCGTCTAAAGAACTTAAGCTTCCATCTTCTTCTACTTGATGTGTATGAATAATCCCTTTCGTAAGCGATAATTCAATAAAGCAATTCCAGCAGTAATATTGATTTATTCCAATTTTCCCAATATCTTTGCTCTGGCAATTTGGACATTTGAGCATAGGAAACACCTCATCTTCATTCGTTTCATGAAATATTCCACCTAACATGGAAATTCCAGGTAAGTATTCCCATTATGCTCTTTAACCCATCCAAATATACCAGTATTTTTAGGAGTTGGCTGTTTTTATTGGAAAATTAGAATCCGACTGGATTTTTTCGAAGAAGATAGCATTACTATTTTTCACCTAGAACTTTAAAACATGTAGTACAAACATTGGCAAAAAAAATCCTCTAAAAAAGAGGAATTCTCCGTAAAAATAGAGGTTTTCTTAAAAAGTTTGTACTTAAGTAATTTTCTTAGGATTCAGATGCTTCCATAAAATCATATGGGGAGATATTTTCCATTCCAATCATTGGATCGATTTGATTGATTTTACCTTCATACAATAAATCAAATGAATTCTCTTTTGTTATTTCCATCGTCTCGTCTGGTTGATATACATCGGCAAATGCCTCTTTGATTTTTTCTTTTAAGGTTGTTTGCCGATTTAGTTCATCATTCCGGCTAACGCCTAATTCCATTGCTTCCACTTCTCCACAAAGAATCAAAAATTGTTTACTTCTAGTTATTCCGGTGTAAATTAAATTTCTTCTTAACATGCGATAATAACTTTTGACGACGGGCATAATGACGATTGGAAACTCACTGCCTTGTGATTTATGGACAGAACAGCAATAAGCCAGCGTAATTTGATTTAAATCCTGTCGCGTATAGGTTGCTTCTATTCCATCAAACGAAACAATAACCATATCTTGCTTTTCCGTATTTTCCTTCGCATAAAAGATCGATACAATCTCACCCATATCACCATTAAAAACATTGCTTTCTGGTTGATTGACTAGCTGAAGGACTTTATCACCGATCCGGTATGTAACATCTCCAAATTTCAGTTCTTTTCTGGTGCCATCTGGATTAGGATTTAAGATTTCCTGTAAGATGGCATTTAAGCGGTCAATTCCTGCTGGTCCTCTATACATCGGTGCCAATACTTGAATATCCATTGGCGCAAAGCCTTTGTTTTTCGCATTCAAAACAATTTTTTCAATTGCCTGCGGAATTTGACTGGAAGAGCATTTTATAAATGAACGATCCCCTTGAGGCACAAGAAGATTAGCCGGCAGCTGGCCTTTTTTCATTTCATGTGCCAGCTCGATTATCGATGATCCTTCCGCTTGTCGATAAATATCTTTCAACTTAACAGTAGGAATACATGCTGAATCAAGTAGATCTTTTAATACTTGGCCCGGTCCTACTGATGGCAGCTGGTCTTCATCTCCTACAATAATTACTTGAATATGTTCAGGTAAAGCCTTAAATAATTGATGGGCTAGCCAAATATCAACCATCGAGGTTTCATCGACGATGAGGATTTTTCCCTCCAAAGGATGTTCCTCATCCCGTTCAAATGTTCCTGTCCCATTCCATCCCAGCAATCGATGAATAGTAACTGCTGGTAAACCTGTTGATTCAGCCATTCGTTTAGCCGCTCGGCCAGTTGGCGCCGCAAGAATAAATGGATAGGGTTCATCT of Niallia circulans contains these proteins:
- a CDS encoding peptidase U32 family protein; this encodes MKKPELLVTPTSINDIEPLIDNGADAFVIGEQKFGLRLAGEFNRDDVKKAIEIAHQRGKKVYVAVNAIFHNDKIEDVTEYLRFLVAVNADAIYYGDPAVLMIAREVVPNMKLHWSTETTGTNWYTCNYWGRKGAKRAVLAREISMDAIIETKENAEVEIEIQVHGMTTMFQSKRTLLEHYFQYQGKEVELEASKSDKNFFLHDKERENKYPIFQDENGTHIMSPNDICIIDELADLLDAGIDSFKIDGLLKEPSYIIAVTGLYYQAITLYLNDPDRYEEEKDHLLAEIEKIQPPNRPLDTGFFFKETVY
- a CDS encoding O-methyltransferase, which produces MQNKQILEYIENLIPERNNQISEMEHYAKQNEVPIMELIGIETLLQLLRIQQPKKILEVGTAIGYSAIRMAEALPSSQIVTLERDEQRYLVAKENVEKFKLEAQIVLLQGDALELGSIVEQYGPFDAIFIDAAKGQYQKFFDLYSPLLSNDGIVYTDNILFHGLVAAEEIDSRNLRQLVRKIRNYNQWLMGNQDYHTAILPVGDGIAISKKRG
- the mltG gene encoding endolytic transglycosylase MltG; this translates as MTNNKDENNTINSKKELFIANLNQRQQEAKLVRKVVVIVALVLIMIVAVVGTSGYFYIKSALKPVNPDSDKDIVVEIPIGSGVSTISQLLEDKGLVKNAKVFKYYVKFKNESNFMAGEYHMNPSMSIQEIIDSLKTGKIMQEPVFTMTIPEGRQLKEISAIIAKKTNQKEEEVWKQLNDEAFIKGLMAKYPDLLTTEIWAKNIKYPLEGYLFPATYSYYEEKPTLEAIISVMLDKTESVVKAYETEIERDKLTVHQFLTMSSLIEEEATKNVDRKKIASVFYNRIEQGMPLQTDPTVLYALGEHKDRVYYKDLEVDSPYNTYQNVGLPPGPIANAGTVSMEAALHPDDTDYLYFLASKDGKVYFSKSLNEHNELKAKYITEND
- a CDS encoding DUF1292 domain-containing protein, with the protein product MEHGETNTITVVDEQGNEQLCEILFTFESDEFGKSYVLYYPLGDESDDEEIDIHASSFIPNEETGDGELSPIETEEEWDLVEEMLNTFLAEQEEE
- the ruvX gene encoding Holliday junction resolvase RuvX, producing MRLMGLDVGSKTVGVAVSDALGWTAQGIETIKIDEEKEQFGLDRIASLIVEYDIGKIVVGLPKNMNGSIGFRGEASQMYGQLLEERFELPVVFWDERLTTMAAERILLEADVSRKKRKKVIDKMAASIILQGYLDSQK
- a CDS encoding IreB family regulatory phosphoprotein, whose translation is MSSFDKTMRFNFPEEPYEHDVKEVLYQVYDALQEKGYNPINQIVGYLLSGDPAYIPRHMDARNIIRKLERDEIIEELVKFYLKQQREE
- the alaS gene encoding alanine--tRNA ligase, with amino-acid sequence MKNLTGAEIRSKFLEFFQGKGHAIEPSASLVPHDDPSLLWINSGVATLKKYFDGRVIPENPRITNAQKSIRTNDIENVGKTARHHTFFEMLGNFSIGDYFKEEAIEWAWEFLTDEKWIGFDKEKLSVTIHPEDEEAYVLWRDKIGIPENRIIRLEGNFWDIGEGPSGPNTEIFYDRGPEYGNDINDPELYPGGENDRYLEVWNLVFSEFNHNPDGTYTPLPKKNIDTGMGLERMASVVQNVPTNFDTDLFMPIIRATEQLADVRYGKDSLSDEAFKVIADHIRTVAFAIGDGALPSNEGRGYVLRRLLRRAVRYAKKININRPFMFELVPVVAEIMVDYYPTVKEKTEFIQKVMKSEEERFHETLNEGLAILSEVMEKAKDNGVIAGEDIFRLYDTYGFPVELTEEYAEEQGLAIDHEGFEKEMESQRDRARKARQEVDSMQVQSGVLGNIKVESEFIGYDQWSNEAQIVALLRNGQEVETAEAGDEIQFILDKTPFYAESGGQIADKGTLKSDHVTISVEDVQKAPNGQNLHKGIIETGAVRVNDRLAAKVDSKNRSKIIKNHTATHLLHQALKDVLGTHVNQAGSLVQPDRLRFDFSHFGQITAEELDEIERIVNEKIWESIAVQIDYKDIEEAKAMGAMALFGEKYGKVVRVVQVGEYSLELCGGCHVDNTSAIGLFKIVSEAGIGAGTRRIEAVTGQAAYQQLTDQIHLLKEAANKLKTSPKDVVTRVDSLLTEVKQLQRENESLAAKLSNIEAGNLVDQVKLVNEVPVLAASIPNVDMNNLRTMADELKQKIDSVVLVLGSVNEGKVSIIAGVTKDLMDKGFHAGKIVKEVASICGGGGGGRPDMAQAGGKDPSKLNEALEFVQEYVKSV
- a CDS encoding AI-2E family transporter, whose protein sequence is MDIRIKWYYRLGFTLLLFIVLFIFIKLSPIWLPILSLITKVITPFIIGAFFTYLLHPIVELLHKKGLHRGLSVAFIYILFFGGIGYAIYKGIPILIEQLEELTVSAPKLAERYKDLIDSIQNKMESWPLNLQEKVDRGIDIFERKMESLLNKVINGAMGIVNYSIIIMLIPFISFYMLKDINAVRKGFNGLIPNKWRNSARLFLEDVNESLGSYIRGQLLVCTIIGVISMLLFLIFHMKFALVLGMIIGITNVIPYFGPVIGAVPALIVASTVSVKMIIIVVIIIIILQFLEGNILSPYIVGKSTHMHPLFIMFALLLGEEIGGMIGMIVAVPLLSIVKVAIIHMKTHFGKKEREIKRI
- a CDS encoding YrzQ family protein; the protein is MGKAINTAIAIGAGVVALSYMQKNNMMSQKQLKKVQRKVMKMF
- a CDS encoding ATP-dependent RecD-like DNA helicase, which gives rise to MNEQNSLDLFEKEKKYVKGRHLVTIFHNEQNLYSVIRIRVDETNHDYDDKEAVITGYLPKMNEEETYTYFGDFKEHPRFGLQLQATSFRKEMPQTKQGVIAYLSSNLFKGIGEKTAENIVDTLGEEAISKIMNQPSILETVPKLASDKAKILYDTLMKNQGLEQAMVSLNQYGFGPQLSMKIYQVYKENTLEIVQTNPYKLVEDIEGIGFGKADDLGSQIGITGNHPDRLKAGCLYILELSSNQEGHVYLHAEFLLEKVKALLEENQKEEIEFSQIADQVIQLEEEGKIIVEDKKIYLPSLFFSEKGLVRNIKRVMEQSEYKDQFPESEFLLALGNLEDRIGVQYAPSQREAIQTALMSPMLILTGGPGTGKTTVIKGIVELYGELHGCSLEPNDYKKDEPYPFILAAPTGRAAKRMAESTGLPAVTIHRLLGWNGTGTFERDEEHPLEGKILIVDETSMVDIWLAHQLFKALPEHIQVIIVGDEDQLPSVGPGQVLKDLLDSACIPTVKLKDIYRQAEGSSIIELAHEMKKGQLPANLLVPQGDRSFIKCSSSQIPQAIEKIVLNAKNKGFAPMDIQVLAPMYRGPAGIDRLNAILQEILNPNPDGTRKELKFGDVTYRIGDKVLQLVNQPESNVFNGDMGEIVSIFYAKENTEKQDMVIVSFDGIEATYTRQDLNQITLAYCCSVHKSQGSEFPIVIMPVVKSYYRMLRRNLIYTGITRSKQFLILCGEVEAMELGVSRNDELNRQTTLKEKIKEAFADVYQPDETMEITKENSFDLLYEGKINQIDPMIGMENISPYDFMEASES